A stretch of Porites lutea chromosome 5, jaPorLute2.1, whole genome shotgun sequence DNA encodes these proteins:
- the LOC140937357 gene encoding uncharacterized protein, translated as MAGVNNKRVTTRSSKISTLGEISPNRLSGERLNRSRKATSSTVGNEEDGSTSRMKLGERSDTAVARTTRKRRKIIDSVSEDEDGETTKTKRRRAAVKEGINKEQALGKRRELRVLINKQVYDDISVKETYDEESSSEKESGMASSYVTSSSSSSSSSSSERDSDSPVPTSELSDSSFDYESSFSSYESSGNEDVTWRIRKSPRKKAQAESRKRIVALRSQQFSDSEDNTTTTESESSYHSDD; from the exons ATGGCGGGTGTAAACAATAAACGAGTTACAACCCGTTCTAGTAAAATAAGCACCCTCGGAGAAATTTCACCGAATAGACTATCTGGTGAACGCCTCAATCGTTCACGCAAAGCTACTTCCTCCACCGTAGGGAACGAAGAGGACGGTAGTACCTCAAGAATGAAATTGGGAGAAAGGAGCGATACAGCTGTTGCGCGCACGACgcgaaaacgaagaaaaataatAGACAGTGTAAGTGAGGATGAAGATGGGGAAACAACTAAAACAAAG AGAAGAAGAGCTGCTGTGAAGGAAGGGATAAACAAGGAGCAAGCTCTCGGTAAAAGAAGAGAACTAAG AGTCTTAATCAACAAACAAGTCTATGATGATATATCAGTGAAAGAAACTTATGATGAGGAAAGCTCCTCAGAAAAAGAATCTGGCATGGCCTCTAGTTATGtcacttcatcatcatcatcatcatcatcatcatcatcagaaaGAGACAGTGACTCACCAGTGCCAACTAGTGAACTGTCAGACAGCTCCTTTGATTATGAATCATCATTTAGCTCATATGAATCATCTGGAAATGAAGATGTAACATGGCGCATAAG GAAAAGTCCAAGGAAAAAAGCCCAAGCAGAATCAAGGAAAAGGATTGTTGCATTACGTTCTCAACAATTCAGTGATTCAGAAGATAATACTACTACAACTGAAAGTGAATCATCTTATCATTCAGATGATTAG
- the LOC140937466 gene encoding LOW QUALITY PROTEIN: UPF0235 protein HY04AAS1_1378-like (The sequence of the model RefSeq protein was modified relative to this genomic sequence to represent the inferred CDS: substituted 1 base at 1 genomic stop codon), whose product MSKKGKVTRAKNWGKDSSVPGEEETASVISLSKDGRICVKILAKPGAKQSNITDIASDGLGVQIXAPAREGKANEELIRFLAEVLNVRKRSLSLDKGSKSRQKIVSVESTEINMEQVRERLSQNVLKE is encoded by the exons ATGTCCAAGAAGGGTAAAGTCACGCGAGCTAAAAATTGGGGCAAAGATTCATCAGTTCCAGGCGAAGAAGAAACTGCTTCGGTTATTTCATTGTCAAAGGATGGACGGATCTGTGTGAAGATATTAGCAAAACCTGGAGCAAAGCAAAGCAATATTACAG ATATTGCTTCAGATGGTCTTGGTGTCCAGATTTGAGCCCCTGCTAGAGAGGGTAAGGCTAATGAAGAACTGATTCGGTTCTTAGCAGAGGTACTGAATGTTAGGAAAAGAAGCCTCTCTTTGGATAAAGGATCCAAGTCAAGGCAGAAAATTGTCTCAGTTGAATCAACAGAAATCAACATGGAGCAAGTCAGGGAGAGATTAtctcaaaatgttttgaaagaataa